One window from the genome of Osmerus eperlanus chromosome 3, fOsmEpe2.1, whole genome shotgun sequence encodes:
- the gpr18 gene encoding N-arachidonyl glycine receptor: MDSTAVPESNIISMAAVSLDPSDELMPAEYRIASLVFYSVLLAIGVVVNLTALWVFALTTKRRNTVTVYMINVAVVDLLFIFLLPFRMVYYARDRWPFGDFFCRVTAALTVFYPCMALWLFAMISADRYVAIVQPKHSKELKNIPKALLACVGVWLMTLGSTVPLLFPDDDPDAASNFTTCLKMTDIVHLRRDNPVHFCRLVFFFLVPVGIMIGCYVVIVDNLVHGRTSKLKPKVKEKSIRIIVTLIIQMLVCFVPYHVCLVFLLLQKAGGGDFNIWAAFTTFLMNLSTVLDIILYYIVSKQFQDRVISVILYRNYLRSVRRKSRHTHTGSVRSLSNLTSAMI; encoded by the exons ATGGACTCCACGGCCGTCCCAGAG TCGAACATAATCTCCATGGCAGCTGTCAGCCTGGACCCATCTGATGAGCTGATGCCCGCTGAATACCGCATTGCCAGTCTGGTGTTCTACAGCGTCCTCCTGGCCATCGGCGTGGTCGTCAACCTCACGGCATTGTGGGTGTTCGCCCTCACCACCAAGCGCAGGAACACCGTCACCGTCTACATGATCAACGTGGCTGTGGTGgacctcctcttcatcttccttTTGCCCTTCAGGATGGTGTACTACGCCCGGGACCGCTGGCCCTTCGGTGACTTCTTCTGCCGGGTCACGGCCGCGCTCACCGTCTTTTACCCCTGCATGGCGCTGTGGCTGTTTGCCATGATCAGCGCCGACCGCTACGTGGCCATCGTCCAACCCAAACACAGCAAGGAGCTGAAGAACATCCCCAAGGCGTTGCTGGCATGCGTGGGGGTCTGGCTCATGACGCTGGGGAGCACcgtgcccctcctcttccccgaCGACGACCCCGACGCCGCCTCCAACTTCACCACGTGCCTGAAGATGACCGACATCGTCCACCTGCGCCGGGACAACCCCGTCCACTTTTGCCGTCTCGTCTTCTTCTTCCTGGTGCCCGTCGGCATCATGATCGGCTGCTACGTGGTCATCGTGGACAACCTGGTCCACGGGCGCACTTCCAAGCTCAAACCCAAGGTGAAGGAGAAGTCCATCCGCATCATCGTCACGCTCATCATCCAGATGCTGGTGTGCTTCGTGCCCTACCACGTGTGCCTGGTGTTCCTGCTCCTCCAGAAGGCCGGGGGAGGGGACTTCAACATCTGGGCGGCCTTCACCACCTTCCTGATGAACCTCAGCACGGTGCTGGACATCATCCTCTACTACATCGTCTCCAAGCAGTTCCAGGACCGCGTGATCAGCGTGATCCTCTACAGGAACTACCTACGGAGCGTGCGCAGGAAGAGCCGGCACACGCACACGGGCAGCGTCAGGTCGCTTAGCAACCTGACCAGCGCCATGatctga